Proteins from a genomic interval of Granulicella sp. L56:
- a CDS encoding carboxypeptidase-like regulatory domain-containing protein, producing MSGVGFAQTGSVTGQVFDPAGALVPNATVTATSSSIGLTRATTTTSAGLYNFAALPPSVYTVSVTASGFQPLTRRNVILNIAATLPLNFTLSVAGAVTSVDVQDATSAPVETDSFQLSTVVDAKQINNLPLILRDPYQLVLLSPGVVTATNNVGGFSVNGQRDRNNNFMLDGADNNDTSVPGGQGGITAANPDSTQEFRVITNNFDAEFGRNTGGIIDVITRGGSNAFHGSVYEFGRYNALGARDFFNKKENGPQDPYVRNDFGASIGGPIWKDRTFFFLNGEVQRFRTTRTALQTTPTAAFRTGKFTYTDPIGGSQTPVDLTADPAINFDNISGLGQDPLIAKILNLAPVGQADNGDGVSTTYFFPSPDNLNSYNLTGRFDQKLTSKHQLTVRYIYGHSAESDPLHNEVLPGYGNFSNITTAHNGVVSIASSLSAHATNLARGGYNQNNTGNFCNHKAIDALTGTDTFGNGRDINIPYFFTFGCAALGDSNAQARLSSTILFADTFTYTRGAHSLKFGGEYRSVKDNNFDNFNSRNLLMLDNFTIFGYPSYSFYGDHSSPSVIGFEDLIWGAQGAVANSSENQFFTRAGVRRANDVSRFRQHEGAVFAQDTWKVNSKFTAILGLRYAFNGVPYEKDGDLANFYGDASAPVPPAGYFTFTSVGPGTGRKLYANSWGLIEPRVGFAYDLNGDGKTAIRGGFGIFHDRVFDNLFGSAKSNPPYQAQVNDYAFDGTPDTPTVSNFPFPGELTPSPNIVNGQFLTAPVVIDPNLKMPTNQTYNIGVQHQLSNNLTLEVNYVGSHTTHALRALDGAPPQPNLVQAAIAAGVLPDALTFDSLYLGGTDANGTSFGPMVNNNAFYHEAFETSVASGNYNALQARLSGQIGRLTLTGSYAWSHSLDNGSDPIKPGAGDSFFPRNSFNLGPEYGNSDFDVRNRGTVAATYSLPIGIGTTHLSSGLVGHVFEGIQISGIQQAQTGLPFDLRGTRDSLHTDAADRPQLIGAPYPSHRGTIVAGGKITGPSAAAFTNEPYGENLSIHRNKFYGPGFINTDVVLQKTQTLHEQVKLVFRAESYNVFNHPNLASPPAPSLTLSSPTFGISQSQLGQNDGTTGARQIQAALKVVF from the coding sequence ATGTCTGGAGTTGGGTTCGCGCAGACCGGCAGTGTCACCGGTCAGGTCTTCGATCCAGCCGGAGCGCTCGTACCGAACGCGACGGTGACAGCGACATCCAGCTCGATAGGACTTACACGCGCCACCACGACGACCTCGGCGGGCCTCTACAACTTCGCGGCCCTGCCGCCGTCGGTCTACACCGTCTCTGTTACCGCCTCCGGCTTCCAGCCTCTCACACGCAGAAACGTCATCCTTAATATTGCCGCAACGCTTCCTCTCAACTTCACCCTGTCAGTCGCGGGCGCGGTCACCTCAGTAGACGTGCAGGACGCCACCTCTGCTCCCGTCGAGACCGACAGCTTCCAGCTCTCCACCGTCGTCGATGCAAAGCAGATCAATAATCTGCCTCTCATTCTGCGCGACCCCTACCAGTTAGTTCTCCTGTCGCCCGGCGTCGTCACCGCCACAAATAACGTAGGCGGCTTCTCCGTCAACGGCCAGCGCGACCGCAACAACAACTTCATGCTCGACGGCGCCGACAACAATGACACCTCCGTCCCCGGCGGCCAGGGAGGCATCACCGCTGCGAACCCTGACTCCACGCAGGAGTTCCGCGTCATCACCAACAACTTCGACGCCGAGTTCGGACGCAACACCGGAGGCATCATCGATGTCATCACCCGTGGCGGCAGCAACGCATTTCACGGCAGCGTCTACGAGTTCGGCCGCTACAACGCCCTCGGCGCACGCGACTTCTTCAACAAAAAAGAGAATGGCCCGCAAGACCCCTACGTCCGCAATGACTTCGGAGCCTCCATCGGCGGCCCCATCTGGAAAGACCGCACTTTCTTCTTCCTCAACGGCGAAGTCCAGCGCTTCCGCACCACCCGCACCGCTCTTCAAACGACACCGACTGCCGCCTTCCGAACCGGAAAGTTCACCTATACCGATCCCATCGGCGGTAGCCAGACACCGGTCGATCTCACCGCCGACCCGGCCATCAACTTCGACAACATCTCCGGCCTGGGACAAGACCCGCTCATCGCGAAGATCCTCAACCTCGCGCCCGTCGGGCAGGCCGACAACGGCGACGGCGTCAGCACCACCTACTTCTTCCCTTCACCCGACAACCTGAACTCCTACAACCTCACCGGGCGCTTCGACCAGAAGCTGACCAGCAAGCATCAGTTGACCGTACGCTACATCTACGGTCACTCCGCTGAAAGCGACCCGCTCCACAACGAAGTCCTGCCCGGCTACGGCAACTTCAGCAACATCACCACCGCCCATAACGGCGTCGTCTCCATCGCCTCTTCGCTCTCCGCTCACGCCACCAATCTCGCCCGCGGCGGCTACAACCAGAACAACACCGGCAACTTCTGCAACCACAAGGCCATCGACGCTCTCACCGGCACTGACACCTTCGGCAATGGCCGCGATATCAATATCCCCTACTTCTTCACCTTCGGCTGTGCCGCCCTCGGTGACAGCAACGCCCAGGCGCGGCTTAGCTCGACCATCCTCTTCGCCGATACCTTCACCTATACCCGCGGCGCGCATTCCCTAAAATTCGGCGGCGAGTACCGCAGCGTCAAGGACAACAACTTCGACAACTTCAACTCGCGCAATCTTCTTATGTTGGATAACTTCACCATCTTCGGCTATCCCTCCTACAGCTTTTACGGCGACCACAGCTCTCCCAGCGTCATTGGCTTCGAAGACCTTATCTGGGGCGCGCAAGGAGCCGTCGCCAACTCCTCGGAAAACCAGTTCTTCACCCGCGCCGGTGTCCGCCGCGCCAACGACGTCTCCCGCTTCCGCCAGCATGAGGGCGCCGTCTTCGCGCAGGACACCTGGAAGGTCAACTCAAAGTTTACCGCCATCCTCGGCCTCCGCTACGCCTTCAACGGTGTGCCTTACGAGAAGGACGGCGACCTCGCCAACTTCTACGGCGATGCCTCCGCTCCCGTTCCCCCCGCCGGCTACTTCACCTTCACCTCCGTCGGTCCCGGAACCGGACGCAAACTTTACGCCAACAGTTGGGGGCTGATCGAGCCTCGCGTCGGCTTCGCCTATGACCTCAACGGTGACGGCAAGACCGCCATTCGCGGCGGCTTCGGCATCTTCCACGACCGTGTCTTCGACAATCTCTTCGGCAGCGCGAAATCGAATCCCCCCTATCAGGCGCAGGTCAACGACTACGCCTTTGACGGCACCCCCGACACGCCGACCGTATCGAACTTTCCCTTCCCCGGCGAACTGACCCCCTCCCCAAACATCGTCAACGGTCAATTTCTCACCGCCCCCGTCGTCATCGATCCCAATCTCAAGATGCCGACCAACCAGACCTATAACATCGGCGTCCAGCATCAACTCAGCAACAACCTGACGCTCGAAGTAAACTACGTCGGCAGCCACACCACCCATGCTCTGCGCGCGCTCGACGGAGCACCGCCGCAACCGAACCTCGTTCAGGCAGCCATCGCCGCAGGCGTCCTTCCCGATGCCCTCACCTTCGACTCGCTCTACCTGGGCGGCACCGATGCCAACGGCACCAGCTTCGGCCCCATGGTCAACAACAACGCCTTCTATCACGAGGCCTTCGAGACCTCCGTCGCCAGCGGCAACTATAACGCCCTGCAAGCCCGCCTCTCCGGACAGATCGGCCGCCTCACCCTCACCGGCAGCTATGCCTGGTCTCACTCGCTCGACAACGGCAGCGATCCCATCAAACCCGGCGCAGGCGACTCCTTCTTTCCACGCAACAGCTTCAACCTCGGTCCCGAGTACGGCAACTCCGACTTCGACGTTCGCAATCGCGGCACCGTCGCTGCAACTTACAGCCTGCCCATCGGCATCGGCACCACGCATCTGAGCAGCGGCCTGGTCGGCCACGTCTTCGAAGGCATTCAAATCTCCGGCATTCAGCAGGCTCAAACCGGCCTGCCCTTCGACCTGCGCGGCACCCGCGACAGCCTCCACACCGACGCCGCCGACCGGCCCCAACTCATAGGAGCACCTTATCCATCGCATCGCGGAACCATCGTCGCAGGCGGCAAAATCACCGGCCCCTCTGCCGCCGCTTTCACCAACGAGCCCTACGGCGAAAACCTCTCCATCCATCGCAACAAGTTCTACGGCCCCGGCTTCATCAACACCGACGTCGTCTTGCAGAAGACACAAACCCTTCACGAACAGGTCAAGCTCGTCTTCCGCGCCGAAAGCTACAACGTCTTCAACCACCCCAACCTGGCCTCGCCTCCAGCGCCTTCCCTGACCCTCTCGTCACCCACCTTCGGCATCTCGCAGTCGCAGCTAGGCCAGAACGACGGGACCACCGGAGCCCGGCAGATTCAAGCAGCGCTCAAGGTAGTCTTCTAG
- a CDS encoding APC family permease, with amino-acid sequence MSESASLISVSKPGMRKLRLLPLLAATYFMVSGGPYDLEDIIGFAGYGHALLLLGLLPFLWSFPTALMLGELAAAVPEEGGFYAWVRRAMGPFWGFQEAWLSLAASVFDMAIYPTTFVLYLARIAPSLTRGHRGIALELAVVGFSVLWNLRGATSVGEGSLRLWILSISPYLILIVIAVYIGLRGVTGPFGGHASFAAPVHADYSTAIMVAMWNYMGWDNATTIANEVEDPQRNYPRVMLIAAVMVMLTYIIPIAAIAWAGIPSNRFSTGAWVDAAHILGGPALAFTVVLAGSLDDVGTFSNLTLSYTRLPHALAEDGFLPKVFTKRLKNGTPWVAVLACGFCWALALGFSFERLITIDLLLYGLSMILEFVALIVLRYREPLLPRPFRIPGPDWVPILLGLSPVALTVYALYVSRTETVAGMSALTFSLLIAVCGVPLYLLARLRRGSGEQRMR; translated from the coding sequence ATGAGCGAGAGCGCGTCCTTAATATCTGTCTCGAAGCCGGGGATGCGCAAACTTCGGTTGTTGCCTCTGCTTGCGGCGACGTACTTCATGGTCTCGGGTGGGCCTTATGACCTTGAAGACATCATTGGTTTTGCCGGGTATGGCCATGCGCTGCTGCTGCTGGGATTGCTGCCGTTTCTATGGAGCTTTCCGACGGCGTTGATGCTGGGAGAGCTTGCGGCGGCGGTGCCTGAGGAGGGTGGATTCTATGCGTGGGTGCGTCGCGCGATGGGGCCTTTCTGGGGATTTCAGGAGGCTTGGCTTTCGCTTGCTGCGTCGGTCTTCGACATGGCGATCTATCCGACGACGTTTGTGCTGTACCTGGCGCGCATTGCTCCTTCGCTGACGCGGGGGCATCGTGGGATTGCGCTGGAGCTTGCGGTGGTGGGTTTTTCCGTTTTGTGGAACCTGCGGGGCGCGACCTCAGTGGGAGAGGGCTCACTGAGGCTTTGGATTCTTTCGATCTCTCCTTATCTGATTCTGATTGTGATTGCGGTCTATATCGGTCTGCGAGGAGTGACAGGGCCATTTGGCGGTCATGCTTCGTTCGCCGCTCCTGTTCATGCGGATTACTCTACGGCGATTATGGTGGCGATGTGGAACTACATGGGCTGGGACAATGCGACGACGATTGCGAATGAGGTGGAAGACCCGCAGAGGAACTATCCGCGCGTGATGTTGATTGCTGCCGTGATGGTGATGCTGACCTACATCATTCCCATCGCCGCGATTGCGTGGGCGGGGATTCCGTCGAACCGTTTTTCGACCGGGGCGTGGGTGGATGCCGCGCATATTCTTGGCGGCCCGGCGCTGGCGTTTACGGTGGTGCTGGCCGGCTCGCTGGATGACGTTGGGACGTTCAGCAATCTCACGCTGTCTTACACGCGATTGCCTCATGCGCTGGCGGAGGATGGATTTCTGCCGAAGGTGTTTACGAAGCGGCTGAAGAATGGGACGCCGTGGGTTGCGGTGCTGGCTTGCGGCTTCTGCTGGGCGCTGGCGTTGGGATTCAGCTTCGAGCGGCTGATTACGATTGACCTGCTGCTCTATGGGCTTTCGATGATTCTGGAGTTTGTTGCGTTGATTGTGCTGCGCTATCGCGAGCCGCTGTTGCCGCGGCCGTTTCGTATTCCGGGGCCGGACTGGGTTCCGATCCTGCTTGGCCTTAGTCCTGTCGCGCTTACGGTGTATGCGCTCTATGTGTCGCGCACGGAGACGGTGGCGGGCATGTCGGCGCTTACGTTCTCGCTGCTGATCGCGGTGTGTGGTGTGCCGCTGTATCTGCTTGCGCGGTTGCGACGGGGAAGCGGGGAGCAGCGGATGCGATGA
- the polX gene encoding DNA polymerase/3'-5' exonuclease PolX: MDNITIARLLDETAALLEIDAADPFRIRSYRRAAEAVEQQTTQLSTLVPEPKQLLAIPGIGKGMAANIVDLVSTGTMPLREELLTKYKPTMLELLRLPGMGPKTVALIWSSLQVADIDALEEAAKAGHLNKLSRMGEKFTTKLLKGIEDYRKNSSRFRIDEAHSYAEKISALIYAFPGIETITPAGSLRRGRETVGDLDLLVTGPACEPDVVAAAVEHVATLPLIDKLLARGQNKVSFTLRNNLQVDVRLLPRASYGAALQYFTGSKMHNVALRQRAIKRGLTLSEYALLRLEDNKIIAAASEEEIYNALDLDYIPPELRENCGELEAAAAHTLPKLITLADIRGDLHMHTEATDGRDTIRQMAEAAIARGLAYIAITDHSKNLTMTNGLDDARALAHIKRIREVDAEMEGRIRILPGIEVDILAEGQLDLDDSTLAQMDIVVASVHSRFDQPIEQMTDRILRAIENPHTRILGHPTGRKVLKREAYAVHIDQVLKRAAELGVAVEHNASPARSDLNDLNLRLAKQHGCKIVVDTDAHATEELDQMKFGITQLRRAWLTAADILNTQPTAEALLFHLRPKP, from the coding sequence ATGGACAACATCACCATCGCACGCCTGCTCGACGAAACCGCAGCCCTGCTTGAGATCGACGCAGCCGACCCCTTCCGTATCCGCTCCTACCGCCGCGCCGCCGAAGCCGTCGAGCAGCAAACCACCCAGCTCTCCACCCTCGTACCCGAACCCAAACAACTCCTCGCCATCCCCGGCATCGGCAAAGGCATGGCCGCCAACATCGTTGACCTCGTCTCGACCGGAACCATGCCCCTCCGCGAAGAGCTGCTCACAAAATACAAGCCCACCATGCTCGAGCTCCTGCGCCTCCCCGGCATGGGCCCCAAGACCGTAGCCCTCATCTGGTCCTCTCTTCAGGTCGCAGACATCGACGCCCTCGAAGAAGCCGCCAAAGCCGGACACCTCAACAAGCTCTCGCGCATGGGCGAAAAATTCACCACCAAGCTCCTCAAAGGCATCGAGGACTACCGCAAAAACTCCAGCCGCTTCCGCATCGACGAAGCCCACAGCTACGCCGAAAAAATCTCGGCCCTCATCTACGCCTTTCCCGGCATCGAGACCATCACCCCCGCCGGCTCCCTCCGCCGAGGCCGCGAGACCGTAGGCGACCTCGACCTCCTCGTCACCGGCCCCGCCTGCGAGCCCGACGTCGTCGCCGCTGCCGTCGAGCACGTAGCCACCCTCCCCCTCATCGACAAGCTCCTCGCCCGAGGCCAGAACAAAGTTTCCTTCACCCTGCGCAACAACTTGCAGGTAGACGTCCGCCTCCTCCCTCGCGCCAGCTACGGAGCCGCCCTGCAATACTTCACCGGCAGCAAGATGCACAACGTAGCCCTGCGCCAGCGCGCCATCAAACGCGGCCTCACCCTCAGCGAATACGCTCTGCTCCGACTCGAAGACAACAAGATCATCGCCGCCGCCAGCGAAGAAGAGATTTACAACGCCCTCGACCTCGACTACATCCCACCCGAGCTGCGCGAAAATTGCGGCGAGCTCGAAGCCGCAGCCGCCCACACCCTCCCCAAACTCATCACCCTGGCCGACATCCGCGGCGACCTGCACATGCACACCGAAGCCACCGACGGACGCGACACCATCCGCCAGATGGCCGAAGCCGCCATCGCCCGCGGCCTCGCCTACATCGCCATCACCGACCACAGCAAAAATCTGACTATGACCAACGGCCTCGACGACGCCCGCGCTCTCGCCCATATCAAGCGCATCCGCGAAGTCGACGCCGAGATGGAAGGCCGCATCCGCATCCTCCCCGGCATCGAAGTCGACATCCTAGCCGAAGGCCAGCTCGACCTCGACGACAGCACCCTCGCCCAGATGGACATCGTCGTCGCCAGCGTCCACAGCCGCTTCGATCAACCCATCGAGCAGATGACCGACCGCATCCTCCGCGCCATCGAGAACCCGCACACCCGCATCCTCGGCCACCCCACCGGCCGCAAGGTGCTCAAGCGCGAAGCCTACGCCGTCCACATCGACCAGGTATTAAAGCGAGCCGCCGAACTAGGCGTAGCCGTGGAGCACAACGCCTCACCCGCCCGCTCCGACCTAAACGATTTAAACCTGCGCCTAGCCAAACAACACGGCTGCAAAATCGTAGTTGACACTGACGCCCACGCCACCGAAGAGCTCGACCAGATGAAATTCGGCATTACTCAACTCCGCCGCGCCTGGCTCACCGCAGCCGACATCCTCAACACCCAACCCACCGCCGAAGCCCTGCTCTTCCACCTCCGCCCCAAACCCTGA
- a CDS encoding cold shock domain-containing protein, whose translation MSQYKGTVKWFNNAKGYGFLGRDDGADVFVHYSSIQREGYKSLKEGDEVEFDIIEGSKGPQADQVSRLKEAV comes from the coding sequence GTGAGTCAATATAAAGGCACGGTAAAGTGGTTCAATAACGCAAAAGGCTATGGATTCCTCGGCCGCGATGACGGGGCCGACGTCTTCGTTCACTACAGCTCCATCCAGCGCGAAGGCTACAAGAGCCTCAAAGAGGGCGACGAAGTAGAATTCGACATCATCGAAGGCAGCAAAGGCCCTCAGGCCGATCAGGTCAGCCGCCTCAAAGAGGCCGTCTAA
- a CDS encoding NUDIX hydrolase: MATSTKSPAALKSKPASKSAPAKPKSAAKKKPSATKAALISSKLSYKGNVFSVYTDKIIEPGSDTPHTRDVIRHNGSIVVLAVDESVNPKDPDLILIRQYRHAAGQFLLELPAGRIEPNEAPLAAAKREMIEETGFRAKRWTHLTKYYASPGFLGESMQIYLARDIKQGAANPEEDEHIEIVRTPLSKALALIAADKIHDGKTLIGVLFYAAAHREGRL; encoded by the coding sequence ATGGCCACCTCGACCAAAAGCCCCGCCGCCCTCAAGTCCAAACCTGCCTCTAAATCCGCTCCAGCCAAGCCAAAATCCGCTGCGAAAAAGAAGCCCTCCGCCACCAAGGCAGCCCTCATCTCGTCAAAACTGTCCTATAAGGGCAACGTCTTCTCCGTCTACACGGACAAAATCATCGAGCCCGGCTCCGACACCCCGCACACCCGCGACGTCATCCGCCACAACGGCTCCATCGTCGTCCTTGCAGTAGACGAGTCCGTCAATCCCAAAGACCCCGACCTCATCCTTATCCGCCAATACCGCCACGCCGCCGGCCAGTTCCTCCTCGAGTTACCCGCCGGACGCATCGAGCCCAACGAAGCTCCCCTCGCCGCCGCCAAACGCGAGATGATCGAGGAGACCGGCTTCCGCGCCAAACGCTGGACCCACCTCACCAAGTACTACGCCAGCCCCGGCTTTCTCGGCGAGTCCATGCAGATCTACCTCGCCCGCGACATCAAGCAGGGTGCCGCCAACCCCGAAGAGGACGAGCACATCGAGATCGTCCGCACGCCGCTCTCGAAGGCCCTGGCCCTCATCGCCGCCGACAAGATCCACGATGGCAAAACTCTCATCGGCGTCTTGTTCTACGCTGCCGCCCATCGCGAAGGCCGTCTCTAG
- the bshC gene encoding bacillithiol biosynthesis cysteine-adding enzyme BshC encodes MSAECYPITILPHVSSLYRGYLGMGDSPVDSAVRRWYGAEPFAGKWMRADRPTVDAGRLADALARQNAEFGAGPAAMANIEKLRGGARAVVTGQQVGLFGGPLLTLLKAATAVARAKEATRTSGVEHVPVFWLATEDHDLAEVDQISLLTKTTVETLRAGLKTKAAVEVGGIALGSEIDAVLEQAGELLEFSPAWETLKECYTPRQTLGGAFACLMARLFAAQGLVVIGAASREFHALGASTLRYAIEHAEELQAALIARSKELVKAGYHAQVLVAAGGSLLFLVDEATGERIALRHTPEDGWKAGGKVYSTAELIAILESAPERLSPNALLRPVFQDTILPTAAYIGGPSEIAYFAQSAVLYEAILGRVTPVLPRLSATLLEPAIATVMATHEIQLPDAMTTAEDLALRLGARAMPIEEKRRLAAAGNALDAALTAAVEYMGGMDESLGRTAEVSGSKMRYQMNRLRRMAAAFELQKEASLKKHAAAITLNVFPEGHPQERLVAGVWFVARHGEDLIERLVGAAANLCPGHVVIRL; translated from the coding sequence ATGAGCGCTGAGTGTTACCCGATAACGATTTTGCCGCATGTGTCTTCGCTGTATCGCGGCTACCTGGGTATGGGCGACAGTCCGGTGGATTCGGCTGTGCGCCGCTGGTATGGAGCGGAACCGTTTGCAGGCAAGTGGATGCGCGCCGATCGGCCAACGGTGGATGCTGGGCGGCTGGCGGATGCGCTGGCGCGGCAGAACGCTGAGTTTGGCGCAGGCCCGGCGGCGATGGCGAATATTGAAAAGCTGCGTGGTGGTGCCCGAGCGGTCGTGACCGGGCAGCAGGTGGGATTGTTTGGCGGCCCGCTGCTGACTTTATTAAAGGCCGCTACTGCGGTGGCCCGTGCCAAGGAGGCTACGCGGACTTCGGGGGTGGAGCATGTGCCGGTATTTTGGCTGGCGACGGAAGATCATGATCTAGCCGAGGTCGATCAGATTTCGCTGCTGACGAAGACAACGGTCGAGACCCTGCGTGCTGGATTGAAGACGAAGGCTGCGGTCGAGGTGGGCGGGATTGCGCTGGGTAGCGAGATCGATGCGGTGTTGGAGCAGGCAGGCGAGCTGCTGGAGTTTTCTCCGGCTTGGGAGACTCTGAAGGAATGTTATACGCCGCGGCAGACGCTGGGTGGAGCGTTTGCGTGTTTGATGGCGCGTTTGTTTGCTGCACAAGGGCTGGTGGTAATAGGCGCCGCTTCGCGGGAGTTTCATGCGCTGGGGGCAAGTACGCTGCGGTATGCGATTGAACATGCCGAGGAGTTGCAGGCGGCGTTGATCGCTCGCAGTAAAGAGCTGGTCAAGGCTGGATATCATGCTCAGGTACTGGTCGCGGCGGGGGGCAGCCTGCTGTTTCTGGTGGATGAGGCGACAGGCGAGCGAATAGCTCTGCGGCACACGCCCGAGGATGGATGGAAGGCTGGCGGCAAGGTTTACTCGACTGCGGAGCTGATTGCGATTCTGGAGAGCGCTCCGGAGCGGTTGAGCCCGAATGCGCTGTTGCGGCCAGTGTTTCAGGATACGATTCTGCCGACAGCGGCTTATATCGGCGGCCCTTCGGAGATTGCCTACTTCGCGCAGAGCGCGGTGTTGTATGAGGCGATTCTGGGACGAGTGACTCCGGTGCTGCCGCGATTGAGCGCGACGCTGCTGGAGCCTGCAATTGCGACAGTGATGGCCACGCATGAGATTCAGTTGCCGGATGCGATGACGACGGCGGAGGATCTGGCGCTGCGGTTGGGCGCTCGGGCTATGCCGATTGAAGAGAAGCGGCGGCTGGCCGCGGCGGGCAATGCATTGGACGCCGCGCTGACGGCTGCGGTGGAGTATATGGGTGGGATGGACGAGTCGCTGGGGCGGACGGCGGAGGTCTCAGGCTCGAAGATGCGTTACCAGATGAACCGGCTGCGGCGAATGGCGGCGGCGTTTGAGTTGCAGAAAGAGGCCAGCCTGAAGAAACATGCGGCGGCAATTACGTTGAATGTTTTTCCGGAGGGGCATCCGCAGGAGCGGCTGGTGGCGGGAGTCTGGTTTGTGGCGCGGCATGGGGAGGACTTGATTGAGCGGCTGGTTGGGGCGGCGGCCAATCTTTGTCCGGGGCATGTGGTGATTCGGCTTTAG
- the cyoE gene encoding heme o synthase, protein MATSATTDQVLAPAKPHSLLADYAILFKLRVSAMVVITAGAGFYLGSLHSGISPFHAGLIQSLAGIAVVTCGSAALNQALERKTDQLMRRTANRPMAAGRIGLAHGLSLGFAAVFLGSLYLAVTTNLLTGTLTLLTAILYVGIYTPLKRFTVVNTFIGAFPGALPPLIGWTAARGVIEWPGVALFAILFVWQFPHFMAIGWMYRDDYAHAHIRLTPTQPDAREAARSTVIQSLFYAVLMIPVSLWPTWLGITGIPYAIAAGILGAGYLFYTIRFARITRNPLAPESRLYARDLLRASIVYLPLLMAALMLDAKGRLLF, encoded by the coding sequence GTGGCAACCTCCGCGACAACCGATCAAGTCCTCGCCCCCGCGAAGCCCCACTCTCTGCTCGCCGACTACGCCATTCTATTTAAGCTTCGCGTCTCAGCCATGGTGGTCATCACCGCCGGAGCGGGCTTTTATCTGGGCAGCCTGCACAGCGGAATCAGCCCGTTTCATGCCGGACTCATCCAATCCCTCGCCGGAATCGCAGTCGTTACCTGTGGCTCGGCCGCTCTCAATCAGGCGCTCGAGCGCAAGACCGACCAACTCATGCGCCGCACCGCCAACCGTCCCATGGCTGCCGGACGCATCGGCCTCGCGCATGGCCTCTCCCTCGGCTTCGCGGCAGTCTTCCTCGGCTCGCTTTATCTCGCTGTCACCACCAATCTGCTTACCGGAACCCTGACCCTTCTTACCGCGATTCTTTACGTCGGCATCTATACGCCGCTCAAGCGCTTCACCGTCGTCAACACCTTCATCGGCGCCTTTCCCGGAGCACTTCCGCCGCTGATCGGCTGGACCGCCGCCCGCGGCGTGATCGAGTGGCCTGGCGTCGCCCTCTTCGCCATCCTCTTCGTCTGGCAATTCCCTCACTTCATGGCCATCGGCTGGATGTACCGCGACGACTACGCGCACGCTCACATCCGTCTCACACCGACGCAGCCCGACGCGCGAGAAGCCGCCCGCAGCACCGTCATTCAATCGCTCTTCTACGCTGTGCTTATGATTCCGGTCAGCCTCTGGCCTACCTGGCTCGGCATCACCGGAATTCCTTACGCCATCGCCGCAGGCATCCTCGGCGCGGGCTATCTCTTTTACACCATCCGCTTCGCGCGCATTACCCGCAACCCGCTCGCGCCAGAATCGCGGCTTTACGCCCGCGACCTTCTCCGCGCCTCAATTGTCTATCTTCCGCTGTTGATGGCCGCCCTGATGCTGGACGCCAAAGGACGCCTGCTCTTCTAA
- a CDS encoding DUF420 domain-containing protein, producing the protein MTPTTQSTLPTSNHLRTPPSMIAAIIAVSVLASVFICWLVYFHTPTDVGHAHLRSLPLVNAVLNALSTVALLFGYRFIRTRRIPQHRAAMFTAFFFSTIFLGSYLVNFALHGETRFNRLSAWWPFYWKLLASHILLSIIALPLILITFFLSLTGRFPSHKRLARYTFPIWLYVSVTGVIVYVMQSLIH; encoded by the coding sequence ATGACTCCTACGACCCAAAGCACGCTGCCCACAAGCAATCACCTGCGCACACCGCCGTCCATGATCGCCGCCATCATCGCCGTCAGCGTGCTGGCCAGCGTCTTCATCTGCTGGCTGGTTTATTTCCACACGCCCACGGATGTCGGTCACGCCCATCTCCGTTCCCTGCCCCTCGTCAACGCAGTTTTGAACGCGCTCTCGACCGTGGCACTCCTCTTCGGATACCGCTTCATCCGCACGCGGCGCATTCCTCAACACCGCGCCGCGATGTTTACGGCGTTCTTCTTCTCCACCATCTTCCTCGGCTCTTACCTGGTGAACTTCGCCCTCCACGGCGAAACTCGCTTCAACCGCCTCAGCGCGTGGTGGCCTTTTTACTGGAAGCTGCTCGCCTCGCACATCCTCCTCTCGATCATTGCTCTGCCGCTGATTCTTATTACGTTTTTCCTCTCGCTTACAGGCCGATTTCCGTCCCACAAGCGCCTCGCCCGCTACACCTTTCCCATCTGGCTCTACGTCTCCGTCACCGGAGTGATCGTCTATGTAATGCAATCACTGATCCACTAA